One window of the Leishmania infantum JPCM5 genome chromosome 28 genome contains the following:
- the PAH gene encoding putative phenylalanine-4-hydroxylase has protein sequence MLLRSRLLLEAGMAAAATLKDQYASSGSNIKGADKKTRCRTSLQVSLSTDKPGELCHLLSVFKPYSINISQVANRPRAYENKAPLRTIFLDVDAYIEDESMKKVMTELHAKFPNVVVAGSWVIPWYPTEPKDLDELDQSTLAAGEELQEDPENPHPGFHDEVYRARRREIVGLAKNYKTGDQIPIVNYTEEENRVWTVVYDHLTRLYPTHACQQYNYVFPLLLENGVLSRTQTPQLRDVSEFLNEATGFTVRPVTGLLTSRDFLNALAFRVFYSTQYIRHAAQPLYTPEPDMVHDIIGHLPLLSDPDFANFTQTIGLASLGASDELLDKLAKVYWYSVEFGLCSEGGRRKAYGAGILSSCGELEYALSDKPECVPWDPTMASKTPFPITKYQPRYFVAESFSDAQRKLETWLSSQEKPLYTVYNSYSRRVQSYPKNTWNMLQEQMKRTNFTF, from the coding sequence atgctgctgcgcagtcgTTTGTTGCTGGAGGCTggcatggccgccgccgccaccctgAAGGACCAGTACGCCTCCTCCGGGAGCAACATCAAGGGCGCCGACAAGAAGACGCGGTGCCGCACGTCCCTGCAGGTGTCCCTCTCCACTGATAAGCCTGGCGAGCTGTGTCACCTGCTGAGCGTCTTCAAGCCGTACAGCATCAACATCAGCCAGGTCGCCAACCGTCCTCGCGCGTACGAAAAcaaggcgccgctgcgcaccatCTTCCTCGACGTGGACGCTTACATTGAGGACGAAAGCATGAAGAAGGTCATGACGGAGCTGCACGCGAAATTTCCGAATGTAGTCGTAGCCGGATCATGGGTGATTCCGTGGTATCCGACGGAGCCCAAAGACCTCGACGAACTCGATCAGAGCAcgctcgctgctggcgaggagctgcaagAAGACCCGGAAAACCCCCACCCCGGCTTCCACGACGAGGTCTAccgcgcccgccgccgcgagaTTGTCGGGCTTGCCAAGAACTACAAAACCGGAGATCAGATCCCGATTGTAAACTACACAGAAGAAGAGAACCGTGTGTGGACAGTTGTCTACGACCACCTGACCCGCCTGTACccgacgcacgcgtgccAACAGTACAACTACGTCTtcccgctgctcctcgaAAACGGTGTGCTGAGCCGCACACAAACGCCACAGCTGCGCGATGTGAGCGAGTTCCTGAACGAGGCGACCGGTTTCACGGTACGCCCGGTGACGGGGCTGCTGACGTCGCGCGACTTCTTGAACGCCCTGGCGTTCCGCGTCTTTTACAGCACCCAGTACATTCGCCACGCGGCTCAGCCGTTGTACACGCCGGAGCCGGACATGGTGCATGACATCATTGGTCACCTGCCCCTGCTCTCTGATCCCGACTTCGCCAACTTCACCCAGACGATCGGCCTCGCCTCCCTTGGCGCCAGCGATGAGCTGCTGGACAAGCTGGCAAAGGTCTACTGGTATAGCGTCGAGTTCGGCCTCTGCAGCgagggcggccgccgcaAGGCCTACGGTGCTGGTATTTTATCGAGCTGTGGCGAGCTAGAGTACGCACTGAGCGACAAGCCGGAGTGCGTCCCGTGGGACCCCACAATGGCGTCCAAAACGCCGTTCCCCATCACCAAGTACCAGCCGCGGTACTTTGTGGCTGAAAGCTTCTCAGATGCGCAGCGTAAGCTGGAGACGTGGCTCAGCTCGCAGGAGAAGCCGCTGTACACCGTCTACAACTCGTACTCGCGGCGCGTGCAGTCGTACCCGAAGAACACGTGGAACATGCTCCAAGAGCAGATGAAGCGAACAAACTTCACCTTCTAA
- a CDS encoding putative ATP-dependent RNA helicase, with product MRAACDDAEDMHRAKARAKQQRWQERQERSKESREEIDRLQLRCADMRRELEDIAESNEANTSTEHQYSKFTELPISQRTQMGLERGHYTILTPIQKGTLHLALAGLDVLGAAKTGSGKTLCFVIPVLERLYREHWSSDMGVGALLLSPTRELALQIFKVMQLVGYKHVLSAALLTGGRDVQEERKRLHAISIIVGTPGRVLHHLQDDAELVLDNMQLFCMDEADRLLDMGFREAITSILAYLPPQRQSLLFSATQTTDVQMLAQMSLKNPRYVSTQAITAAPTPMTLCQNFVVVELHKKLDALLMFLKRHPNDKIVVFVSTCNQVKFMHLAFSKILKKMRIPSMCLTSKMKQFRREEVFLTFCRCKSAVLFCTDVASRGLDFPLVHWVVQYDCPESAQTYIHRAGRTARAGARGVSLLFLTPRETPMLSYLHHKHVPMREIAIKPDFLTSSKEIFVALVVQGLKYEAQKAFIAYLRSVYFASNKNVFEVAAVDVEAFAKSLGLPVVPDMSELQNLQRSAKNLPWDVVNFIAQRGGGGADKAGSTLTRKEKHLQATDMHRVMEQKQRFANKKGTLRGDDSSGGDGSSGNAGSDDDDFLVKKEPADASGSGASVSVKAGTLIADSNPLHLTVEERLAGLSKNKRRKLIENADIRVRDLGLNQRIIFDDDDESDEEADTIGNGGRSGAKGNAAHSSPSDDDADEENETTVSGLLKHAVLRHRVQDRRDADSSNDDADDADFTAKLRTRVQANRADDLERAKKMRRLRRLQRQGRVSRKSTVDESGIKTANGGPRPANSDDDAYDGSGDYYDEDVDGSDAESTGSISRLLKAARGELYSDDDDDEDGEEEKSLFGGSGAARKRTREKCTYHGIDSSDDNCSEKDADDVASPPPPPLRRPRQRR from the coding sequence ATGCGCGCTGCTtgcgacgacgccgaggacATGCACCGCGCCAAGGCCCGggcaaagcagcagcgctggcagGAACGCCAGGAGCGCTCCAAAGAAAGCCGCGAAGAGATTGAcaggctgcagctgcgctgcgccgatATGCGTCGCGAATTGGAGGACATCGCCGAGTCGAACGAGGCGAACACGTCCACGGAGCACCAGTACTCCAAGTTCACAGAGCTGCCCATCTCGCAGCGCACCCAGATGGGGCTGGAGCGCGGCCATTACACGATACTCACACCCATTCAGAAAGGCACGCTTCACCTGGCCCTCGCCGGTCTCGATGTCCTTGGCGCGGCCAAGACAGGTTCTGGCAAGACCCTCTGCTTTGTAATCCCGGTTCTTGAGCGACTCTATCGCGAGCACTGGTCATCAGACATGGGGGTCGGGGCACTGCTTCTGAGTCCCACGCGCGAGCTGGCCCTTCAGATCTTCAAGGTGATGCAGCTCGTAGGCTACAAGCACGTCCTttcggcggcgctcctcaccggcggccgcgatgtgcaggaggagcgcaagCGGCTGCACGCCATCAGCATCATCGTCGGCACCCCAGGCCGCGTCCTTCACCACCTCCAGGATGACGCGGAGCTTGTCCTCGACAACATGCAGCTCTTCTGcatggacgaggcggacCGGCTGCTTGACATGGGCTTCCGTGAGGCCATCACCAGCATTCTCGCGTACCTGCCACCACAACGGCAGTCGCTCCTCTTCTCAGCTACTCAGACGACTGATGTGCAGATGCTCGCCCAGATGTCCCTCAAGAACCCGCGATACGTCTCCACGCAGGCCATCacggccgctccgacgccgaTGACGCTGTGCCAGaattttgttgttgttgagCTGCACAAGAAgctggatgcgctgctgatgtTCCTGAAGCGCCACCCGAACGACAAGATCGTCGTCTTTGTGAGCACCTGCAACCAGGTAAAGTTCATGCACCTTGCGTTCTCCAAGATCCTCAAGAAGATGCGCATCCCCTCCATGTGCCTGACCAGCAAGATGAAGCAGTTCCGTCGCGAGGAGGTGTTTCTGaccttctgccgctgcaagTCGGCAGTGCTTTTCTGCACCGACGTCGCCTCGCGTGGGCTCGATTTTCCACTCGTGCACTGGGTCGTGCAGTACGACTGCCCGGAGAGCGCGCAGACCTACATCCACCGTGCCGGTCGCACGGCGCGTGCTGGGGCGCGTGGGGTGAGCCTGCTCTTCCTCACCCCCCGTGAAACGCCGATGCTGAGCTACCTGCACCACAAGCATGTCCCGATGCGGGAAATCGCCATCAAGCCCGACTTCCTCACCTCCTCGAAGGAGATATTCGTTGCGCTCGTGGTACAGGGTCTGAAGTACGAAGCACAGAAGGCCTTCATCGCGTACCTGCGCTCTGTCTACTTTGCCTCCAACAAAAATGTCTTCGAGGTGGCTGCCGTCGACGTGGAGGCGTTTGCGAAGTCGCTCGGCTTGCCCGTTGTGCCAGACATGTCAGAGCTGCAGAACCTGCAACGCAGCGCCAAGAACTTGCCATGGGACGTCGTCAACTTcatcgcgcagcgcggcggtggcggcgctgacaaGGCCGGCAGCACCCTGACACGGAAGGAGAAGCACCTACAAGCAACGGACATGCACCGCGTCAtggagcagaagcagcggttTGCCAACAAGAAGGGTACGCTGCGCGGTGATGACTCGAGTGGGGGCGACGGCTCTTCGGGCAACGcgggcagcgacgacgacgactttCTTGTGAAGAAGGAGCCTGCTGACGCCTCCGGTAGCGGCGCATCTGTCTCTGTCAAGGCTGGCACACTCATCGCAGACTCGAACCCATTGCACCTGACCGTGGAGGAGCGCCTCGCAGGCCTCTCTAAGAACAAGCGTCGGAAATTGATTGAAAATGCAGACATTCGCGTGCGCGACTTGGGGCTCAACCAGCGCATTAtcttcgacgacgacgacgagtcAGATGAAGAAGCCGACACCATCGGGAATGGCGGCAGAAGCGGGGCGAAAGGCAACGCGGCACACTCGTCTcccagcgacgacgatgctGACGAGGAAAATGAAACCACCGTCTCGGGCCTGCTCAAGCATGccgtgctgcggcaccgcgtgCAAGACCGCAGAGACGCTGACAGTagcaacgacgacgccgacgacgcggacTTCACGGCAAAGCTGCGAACGCGCGTGCAAGCCAACAGGGCCGACGACCTCGAACGCGCCAAGAAgatgcggcggctgcgacgcctGCAACGGCAAGGCCGCGTATCGCGCAAATCGACTGTCGACGAGAGCGGCATAAAGACTGCCAACGGCGGACCTCGCCCGGCCAACTCGGACGATGATGCGTatgacggcagcggcgactaCTACGATGAGGACgtggacggcagcgacgccgagaGCACCGGCTCCATCAGCCGTCTTCTCAAGGCGGCACGCGGCGAGCTCtacagcgacgacgatgacgacgaggacggcgaagaagagaagagccTCTTCGGCGGGTCGGGTGCTGCTCGCAAGCGCACACGTGAAAAATGCACATATCACGGCATTGATAGCAGCGACGACAACTGCAGTGAGaaggacgccgacgacgtcgcctctccgccgccgccgccgttgagGAGGCCTAGGCAGAGGCGCTGA
- a CDS encoding putative prenyltransferase yields MFRRTPFWPKVTRSWTTSSISAATAHFPDAVHADPASSRTGSTSAKESRSWKLGDDTVKAEALPKHLQLAVRKLQVYGDLVRFSRPVGWQLLLIPCYWGSSLAVTRALVWEGADPVVLCAPFIPLHLCVQFLLGAYLMRSVGCIVNDMWDRKFDRMVERTAQRPLACGAISMTEASAILLLHLSVAGVIALNLSPAALQACVAITPIWLIYPFMKRITYAPQLFLGLCFNWGIFVGYAAVLGRVDMAVCLPIYGGAVIWTILYDTIYAYQDRRDDLKCGVKSTAIWIGDRKYILNAMVAPIGASLLISGFLASQSLPYYIGIVLCMYHLHSIVDDVNIYDSWSCAQGFKRNVRVGMYVFMAMCLGNLCWAFASEHEAELDRNTDSAPKSSALSRFLFLDQETHGSMYTKGSFNWADRFMHPAFVQAESAKLAGATEAPPIPAWMRREYFWQNVSAILLFCGVAEDTVAAWSTFSYEWMDHYNMFSKVSP; encoded by the coding sequence ATGTTTCGACGGACCCCGTTCTGGCCCAAGGTAACCCGCTCGTGGACAACGTCTTCgatcagcgccgccacggcacaCTTTCCCGACGCTGTCCACGCCGACCCAGCCTCGTCCCGCACCGGGTCGACCTCAGCCAAGGAGTCGCGCAGCTGGAAGCTGGGCGATGACACCGTCAAAGCGGAGGCGCTTCCAAAGCACCTGCAGCTTGCCGTGCGTAAGCTGCAGGTCTACGGCGACCTTGTTCGTTTTAGCCGGCCGGTGGGCTGGCAGCTCCTTCTAATCCCTTGCTACTGGGGCTCCTCTTTGGCAGTGACGCGGGCGCTTGTCTGGGAAGGCGCCGACCCGGTGGTGCTCTGCGCCCCGTTCATTCCCCTTCACTTGTGTGTCCAGTTCTTGCTCGGCGCCTACCTCATGCGCAGCGTAGGCTGCATCGTAAATGATATGTGGGACCGCAAGTTTGATCGCATGGTCGAGCGCACCGCGCAACGCCCGCTCGCTTGTGGCGCCATATCCATGACAGAGGCCTCCGCGATCCTCCTCTTGCACCTCTCCGTGGCCGGCGTGATCGCGCTCAACCTCTCGCCGGCAGCCCTGCAGGCGTGCGTGGCCATCACACCGATATGGTTGATTTACCCCTTCATGAAGCGCATCACCTACGCCCCGCAGCTCTTCTTGGGTCTGTGCTTCAACTGGGGTATCTTCGTCGGCtacgcggcggtgctggggcGAGTCGACATGGCCGTGTGTCTGCCGATCTatggcggcgccgtgatATGGACCATCTTGTACGACACCATCTACGCCTACCAGGACCGCCGCGACGACCTCAAATGCGGCGTCAAGAGCACTGCCATTTGGATCGGGGACCGCAAGTACATTCTGAATGCCATGGTGGCGCCCATCGGAGCGAGCCTGCTCATCAGTGGCTTTCTGGCGTCGCAGTCCCTGCCCTACTACATCGGGATCGTATTGTGCATGTACCACCTGCACTCCATTGTGGACGACGTAAACATCTACGACAGCTGGTCCTGCGCGCAGGGGTTCAAGCGCAACGTGCGAGTCGGCATGTACGTCTTTATGGCGATGTGCCTTGGCAACCTCTGCTGGGCTTTCGCGTCCGAGcacgaggcggagctggacaGGAACACCGACAGCGCCCCGAAGAGCTCGGCGCTCTCGCGCTTCCTGTTCCTAGATCAGGAGACGCACGGGTCAATGTACACAAAAGGCAGCTTCAACTGGGCGGACCGCTTTATGCATCCGGCGTTTGTGCAGGCCGAGAGCGCCAAGTTGGCCGGTGCCACTGAGGCACCGCCGATTCCAGCCTGGATGCGGCGTGAGTACTTCTGGCAGAACGTGTCAGCcatcctcctcttctgtGGCGTGGCGGAAGACACAGTGGCAGCGTGGTCGACGTTCTCGTACGAGTGGATGGACCACTACAACATGTTCTCGAAAGTATCTCCGTAG